A single genomic interval of Peribacillus sp. FSL H8-0477 harbors:
- a CDS encoding CPBP family intramembrane glutamic endopeptidase, with the protein MKNKQAALIKQLSNRELLLNLLVTQIIILIVACVLGLFLHNQPASFLSLFHVRSSQLLIGLAAGIAVVLIDLYMMKRVPDSWQDDGGVNERIFKSLSYPMIVVVALVVAVSEEILFRGVLQVNFGLIWASLIFALVHYRYLFNGFLFISIVMVSFFIGFIFEMTGSLTATIVMHFVIDCILGFLVKAKEKQ; encoded by the coding sequence ATGAAAAATAAGCAAGCAGCATTAATTAAACAGCTTTCTAATCGAGAATTGCTTTTGAATCTTCTTGTCACACAGATAATCATACTTATTGTTGCATGTGTATTAGGTTTGTTTCTACATAACCAGCCAGCTTCTTTTTTATCTCTTTTTCATGTTCGATCTAGTCAACTGTTGATTGGATTGGCAGCTGGAATAGCTGTAGTTTTGATTGACCTTTATATGATGAAAAGAGTACCGGATTCTTGGCAGGATGACGGTGGAGTGAATGAACGTATCTTTAAAAGTCTCTCTTATCCAATGATCGTAGTGGTCGCGTTGGTCGTTGCTGTTAGTGAGGAGATTCTTTTTCGCGGGGTTCTTCAGGTTAACTTCGGGCTGATATGGGCGAGCTTGATTTTTGCTTTGGTTCATTATCGTTATTTATTTAATGGTTTTTTATTTATCAGTATTGTGATGGTCAGCTTTTTTATTGGCTTCATATTTGAAATGACAGGGAGTCTTACTGCGACGATTGTGATGCATTTTGTGATTGATTGCATCCTTGGTTTTTTAGTGAAAGCCAAAGAGAAACAATAG
- a CDS encoding RecQ family ATP-dependent DNA helicase: MNLEETLYRHFGFSTFRPGQKEVITSLLEGNHTLGMLPTGTGKSLCYQLPAYILNKHVIIISPLLSLMEDQAEQLKVRGEKSVLALNSFLTPRQKQAALSQLSRYRFIFLSPEMLMLDQVITEVKKLDIGLFVIDEAHCISQWGYDFRPDYLHLGSVRERLNNPLTVALTATATEAVRMDIKAKLNLTEAKEVVSSVDRSNIAYIVENFSNYENKLNRLLELAKEIKGSAIIYFSSKKTTETVTHYLQENGVKSIDFYHGGMEQEQRKLIQQQFLTGQLRIICATSAFGMGVNKEEVRAVVHFHMPVSMESYVQEVGRAGRDGKQSMAVLLYCEGDEGLPLHLLDQQIPEDNQIEGVCTKMSEENESHQSADVLRQRYFLSEGQWNFIQHFVKEHQEQVEMSVMIEQLKRYSKTRRQYNINRFAGLFNWVKTNQCRRTAILQYFEEDLMKPNSICCDRCGVHVKELMENLKETPPNQVLPFEWKQELTAMLVKDTERYEK, from the coding sequence ATGAATTTGGAGGAAACTCTTTATCGGCACTTTGGCTTTTCTACTTTCCGTCCAGGACAAAAAGAAGTCATTACTTCATTGCTTGAGGGTAACCATACCTTAGGGATGCTGCCGACCGGTACGGGGAAATCTTTATGTTATCAACTACCAGCCTATATATTAAATAAACACGTCATCATTATTTCCCCGTTGCTCTCCTTAATGGAAGATCAAGCGGAGCAGCTTAAGGTGCGTGGTGAAAAAAGTGTACTAGCCCTAAATTCATTCTTAACACCAAGGCAAAAACAGGCTGCCCTAAGTCAACTGAGTCGCTATCGGTTTATTTTCCTTTCACCTGAAATGCTGATGCTCGATCAAGTGATTACAGAGGTGAAAAAGCTCGATATAGGGTTGTTTGTCATTGATGAGGCCCATTGTATTTCACAGTGGGGGTATGATTTCCGACCGGACTATTTACATTTGGGCAGCGTAAGAGAGAGGTTAAATAACCCGCTTACTGTGGCATTGACAGCAACAGCTACAGAAGCGGTGCGTATGGACATCAAGGCTAAACTCAACCTTACAGAAGCTAAAGAGGTTGTCTCATCTGTCGATAGAAGCAATATTGCGTATATCGTTGAAAACTTTTCGAACTATGAGAATAAATTAAATCGCTTGTTAGAGCTGGCCAAAGAAATCAAAGGATCAGCTATTATCTATTTTTCCAGTAAAAAAACAACGGAAACCGTTACGCATTATCTGCAAGAAAATGGGGTCAAAAGCATTGACTTTTATCATGGGGGCATGGAACAGGAACAGCGAAAATTGATTCAGCAGCAATTCCTTACTGGTCAGCTGCGTATAATCTGTGCGACAAGTGCTTTTGGTATGGGAGTGAATAAAGAAGAGGTTCGAGCTGTCGTTCATTTTCATATGCCGGTTTCTATGGAATCGTATGTTCAAGAGGTAGGAAGAGCTGGTCGAGACGGGAAACAAAGTATGGCTGTTTTGCTTTATTGTGAAGGAGATGAAGGGTTACCGCTTCATTTATTAGATCAACAGATTCCTGAAGATAATCAAATAGAGGGCGTATGTACCAAGATGAGCGAAGAAAATGAAAGTCACCAGTCTGCTGATGTGCTCAGACAACGCTATTTTTTATCTGAAGGACAGTGGAATTTTATTCAGCATTTTGTAAAGGAGCATCAGGAGCAAGTGGAGATGTCGGTTATGATTGAACAATTAAAACGATACAGTAAAACTAGAAGGCAATATAACATTAATCGATTTGCTGGTCTTTTTAATTGGGTGAAAACCAATCAATGCAGACGTACGGCTATCCTTCAATACTTTGAAGAAGATTTAATGAAGCCCAATTCCATATGCTGTGATCGGTGTGGGGTTCATGTGAAAGAATTGATGGAGAACTTGAAAGAAACCCCACCCAATCAGGTCCTTCCATTTGAATGGAAACAAGAATTGACCGCTATGTTAGTAAAGGATACTGAACGGTATGAAAAATAA
- a CDS encoding helix-turn-helix domain-containing protein: MLTYFEIIVLYGVKVFDGERSIYAIYHMLKGKKSSQTIQDAHLFGLSPLFGTLPSILRKDLEQTITRFARDKFIKNLPREDRYQITDSGNGHLLESFTHFPLPEDLNGIKFRDSTVPFWERLSLLIQTLSHIVHSENRFYPIQRNLQIQGWVKHFLAVNQKNRSELAACLLSELTGYLETREPLEQNVFVWRLTGNRRIGSTFPQLAGELKLDEVYIRYVFLGTLHGLIKACMEEPARFPILRGVVKDLHKESERQLTQSTKATLDYVLKGMELEEIAGFRRLKVNTIEDHIVEIVLTDSSFPIDSYVSAETQQRIAEAVKSCSTRQLTPIKRALEDDDISFFQIRLVLAKSGGII; encoded by the coding sequence ATGCTGACGTATTTCGAAATTATTGTTTTATATGGAGTAAAGGTTTTTGATGGCGAACGTTCAATTTATGCTATTTATCATATGCTTAAGGGAAAAAAATCGTCACAAACAATTCAGGATGCACATTTGTTTGGGTTAAGCCCTTTATTTGGAACGCTTCCGAGTATTTTAAGAAAAGATCTCGAGCAAACGATTACTCGCTTTGCTCGAGATAAATTTATAAAAAACCTACCTCGAGAGGACCGTTACCAAATCACTGATTCGGGAAACGGACATTTATTAGAATCATTTACACATTTCCCGTTACCAGAAGATTTGAATGGAATAAAGTTTCGAGATAGTACAGTACCCTTTTGGGAACGATTAAGCCTCTTAATTCAAACACTCTCTCATATTGTTCACAGTGAAAATCGCTTTTATCCCATCCAGCGGAATTTACAAATTCAAGGGTGGGTAAAGCATTTTTTAGCCGTGAATCAAAAAAATCGCAGTGAACTTGCGGCATGTTTACTCTCAGAATTAACCGGATATCTAGAAACTCGAGAGCCGCTTGAACAAAACGTTTTTGTATGGAGGTTAACGGGTAATCGAAGAATCGGAAGTACTTTTCCTCAGTTAGCTGGAGAGTTGAAATTGGACGAAGTCTATATACGATACGTATTTCTTGGAACACTTCACGGATTAATCAAAGCGTGTATGGAAGAACCTGCCCGTTTTCCCATACTAAGAGGTGTAGTAAAAGATTTACATAAAGAAAGTGAAAGACAGCTGACCCAGTCTACCAAGGCCACATTAGATTATGTTTTAAAGGGAATGGAACTTGAAGAAATCGCCGGATTCCGACGACTGAAGGTAAACACAATAGAAGATCATATTGTCGAAATTGTCCTTACAGATTCGTCATTTCCTATTGATTCATATGTTTCGGCGGAGACTCAACAAAGAATTGCCGAAGCTGTTAAATCTTGCAGTACTAGACAGCTGACACCTATAAAACGTGCACTAGAAGATGATGATATCAGCTTCTTCCAAATTCGACTGGTGCTGGCTAAATCGGGGGGGATCATATGA
- a CDS encoding ferredoxin, producing the protein MAKYTIVDKETCIACGACGASAPDIYDYDDEGIAFVTLDDNEGIVEIPDVLIDDMMDAFEGCPTDSIKVADEAFDGDALKFE; encoded by the coding sequence ATGGCAAAATATACAATCGTTGACAAAGAAACGTGCATTGCCTGCGGTGCATGCGGAGCTTCTGCGCCTGACATTTATGATTATGATGATGAAGGTATAGCTTTTGTAACACTGGATGATAATGAAGGTATTGTTGAAATTCCAGACGTTCTCATAGATGACATGATGGATGCATTTGAAGGTTGTCCAACAGATTCCATTAAAGTAGCAGATGAAGCATTTGATGGAGATGCACTTAAATTTGAATAG